The Hymenobacter sp. 5317J-9 genome has a window encoding:
- a CDS encoding DUF4097 family beta strand repeat-containing protein has protein sequence MTISLQLSPVQLARRLTLALLLVGSALASQAQDDTKESLTVALTSPGKPGSLEVGLVNGFIHVTGYSGKDVVIDAAARAAKASRRTPEPPTPPGGMKRLSSVSGLNLTAEEKNNHVEISTQSHAHPVDLTIKVPQNFSLQLSTVNNGDILIENVNGQLEVSNVNGAIQLTNVSGSAVANTVNGNLVATFKSVNNGAPMAFSTLNGKVDVTFPGNAKASLKMKSERGEVYSDFDVAVDKSAPKVTRTSQNGLTRLSTDDWTYGQINGGGAEVMMKTFNGNIYLRKVK, from the coding sequence ATGACTATTTCCCTCCAATTATCCCCCGTGCAACTGGCGCGCCGGCTGACGCTGGCCCTCCTATTGGTCGGCAGTGCCCTGGCCAGCCAGGCGCAAGACGACACCAAAGAATCTCTGACCGTGGCCCTCACCTCGCCCGGCAAGCCCGGCTCGCTGGAAGTGGGCCTCGTGAACGGTTTCATCCACGTGACTGGCTACAGCGGCAAAGACGTGGTGATTGACGCCGCCGCCCGCGCCGCCAAGGCCAGCCGCCGCACGCCCGAACCCCCTACGCCGCCCGGCGGCATGAAGCGCCTCTCGTCGGTGAGCGGGCTGAACCTGACCGCCGAGGAGAAGAACAACCACGTGGAAATCTCCACGCAGTCGCACGCCCACCCGGTCGACCTCACCATTAAAGTGCCGCAGAACTTCTCGTTGCAGCTCAGCACGGTGAACAACGGCGACATCCTCATCGAAAACGTGAATGGCCAGCTGGAGGTCTCCAACGTCAACGGTGCCATTCAACTCACCAACGTGTCGGGCTCGGCCGTGGCCAATACCGTGAACGGCAACCTCGTAGCCACCTTCAAAAGCGTGAACAACGGCGCGCCCATGGCCTTCTCCACCCTCAACGGCAAAGTCGACGTGACCTTCCCCGGCAATGCCAAGGCCTCGCTCAAAATGAAATCGGAGCGCGGCGAAGTGTACAGCGACTTCGATGTGGCCGTAGATAAGTCAGCCCCCAAAGTGACGCGCACCTCCCAAAATGGCCTCACCCGCCTCAGCACCGACGATTGGACCTATGGCCAAATCAACGGCGGCGGCGCCGAAGTGATGATGAAAACCTTTAACGGCAACATTTACCTACGGAAGGTTAAGTAG
- a CDS encoding HEAT repeat domain-containing protein → MNCDHVKDQLVDYLSSQLSDAEQTQLRAHLAECAECREELQTTQRLWQTLGQVPVPEPGPSLRPEFYAMLASFKEEVKATPDYSLKGLWQWWLHLDVPRPILRAVYSLCLIGVGLIGGYWLNRQPPAAGNQQQQIADLASEVTHMKQVMLLSLIKNPSATERLRAVSYTKQLDEPTGKVVNALLSTLNNDPNVNVRLATLEALAPLAEDPQVREGLVHSLAQQDSPLVQTALADVMVQLQERRSVQQMRELLKQPNLDESVKSKIQESIQTLSTGRPAAPQSSPRHDQTLVSPQLQPATARPAILAV, encoded by the coding sequence ATGAACTGTGACCACGTAAAAGACCAGCTGGTTGACTATCTCAGCAGCCAGCTTTCCGACGCCGAGCAGACTCAGCTCCGGGCCCATCTGGCCGAGTGTGCCGAGTGCCGCGAGGAGCTGCAAACAACCCAGCGCCTGTGGCAAACCCTGGGGCAGGTGCCCGTGCCGGAGCCCGGCCCGAGCCTGCGCCCCGAGTTCTACGCCATGCTGGCTTCCTTCAAGGAAGAAGTGAAAGCCACGCCGGACTACTCGCTGAAAGGCTTGTGGCAGTGGTGGCTGCACCTGGACGTGCCCCGGCCCATTCTGCGGGCCGTGTACAGCCTGTGCCTGATAGGAGTGGGGCTCATTGGCGGGTATTGGCTGAACCGCCAGCCGCCAGCCGCCGGCAACCAACAGCAGCAGATTGCCGACCTCGCCAGCGAGGTGACGCACATGAAGCAGGTGATGCTGCTTTCGCTCATCAAAAACCCTTCGGCCACCGAGCGGCTGCGGGCCGTGAGCTACACCAAGCAGCTCGACGAGCCCACCGGCAAAGTGGTGAATGCCCTGCTCAGCACGCTCAACAACGACCCCAACGTGAACGTGCGCCTGGCCACCCTGGAAGCCCTGGCGCCCCTGGCCGAAGACCCGCAGGTGCGCGAAGGCCTTGTGCATTCGCTGGCCCAGCAGGACTCGCCGCTGGTGCAAACCGCCCTGGCCGACGTGATGGTGCAGTTGCAGGAGCGCCGCTCGGTGCAGCAGATGCGCGAGCTGCTGAAGCAGCCCAACCTCGACGAATCGGTGAAAAGCAAAATTCAGGAAAGCATTCAAACCCTCTCAACCGGCCGGCCCGCCGCGCCCCAATCCTCCCCCCGCCATGACCAGACTCTCGTTTCGCCGCAGCTCCAACCGGCCACTGCTCGCCCTGCTATTCTTGCTGTGTAG
- a CDS encoding RNA polymerase sigma factor, with translation MLRVKAGDVDRMGLLFERYHRPLFGFLYHMLGSSTASEDLVQNVFYRMLKYRHTFTGEGEFRTWMYHLARNVLADHVKKNRHARHHADVDDVAEHLGGGSPADAGLERAQEVAVLHQALAQLSPDHREVLVLSRFQEMKYGEIAQVLGTTEGAVKVRVHRAMNELKTTYLRIEN, from the coding sequence ATGCTACGGGTGAAAGCCGGCGACGTGGACCGCATGGGCCTGCTTTTTGAGCGCTACCACCGGCCGCTGTTTGGCTTTCTCTACCACATGCTGGGCAGCTCGACCGCCAGCGAGGACTTGGTGCAGAACGTGTTCTACCGCATGTTGAAGTATCGCCACACCTTCACCGGCGAGGGCGAGTTCCGCACCTGGATGTACCATTTGGCCCGCAACGTGCTGGCCGACCACGTGAAGAAAAACCGTCACGCCCGGCACCACGCCGATGTGGACGACGTGGCCGAGCACCTGGGTGGCGGCAGCCCCGCCGACGCCGGCCTGGAGCGGGCCCAGGAAGTGGCCGTGCTGCACCAGGCCCTGGCCCAGCTCAGCCCTGACCACCGCGAGGTGCTGGTGCTGAGCCGCTTTCAGGAAATGAAATACGGGGAAATTGCCCAGGTGCTGGGCACCACCGAAGGCGCCGTGAAGGTGCGCGTACACCGCGCCATGAACGAGCTGAAAACGACTTATCTCCGCATCGAAAATTAA